Genomic segment of Molothrus aeneus isolate 106 chromosome 3, BPBGC_Maene_1.0, whole genome shotgun sequence:
cagccctgctaaGAAGCAGAGAAATGCCTGGCCTTCCTTGCACCAGCTCCACAGCTCATGGCCAAAGCAGGGTGATGCTGTCCTGCCGAGCTCCACGCCTCAGCGCTGAGCACACGCAGGGATTTCTACAAGTTCTCCACTTACAGGTGCTGCCTCTCCTCGAGCTTTCCCTGCAACACCTTCCAGGGAAGGCACCTGgcagctctccccagcagcagagcacagggcaggctgtgcccaAAGGCGGCcagagagcaggggcagggctggggctccagcccacGGCCAGGGGACCCCTTTGCTCAGAGGGCAGCCTTCGCCCAGAGCAGCCACGCTGCACCCTGCTCTTCTCCTCcctttaattcctttttaattaaTCTCATCAAACGGCGCAGAGCAGGCTGGTGCCTATGGAGGcaccctgccagctgcagtgcagagctgggtgcCAGCCCCCTCCACCCCATCCTCCCCGAGCCCCCAGGGCCAGCCCGgcagggagaagcaggaggGGTGGGGGCATGCttgaatttgaaaatattttattcgaATAGTAAATAATTATACAGTTGAAACAGTTCTATCGAAGCACTCTATAAATAGCTAACAGTTAAGAAAATAATGTGTGTAGAAAAAGAGATTGCATCTAAAAGTAAGAGCTGTTGGTTGCACGGGATAAAATGGTTAAGATCATGTGTTATTCTAGGTATAAAAGTTAAAACCTTTTTAGCAGATcccttaagaaaaaaagatcttCTAAAACGCACAGTGAAATGGCAGGTGGGGAGACAAAAAAGCGCATTAGAATATCTGCAATCAAATAATATCAATCTTcataattaatataaataaataacgAATAAATAACATAATTACTCAAACCAACATATACAGATAGACAACTCATGAGCTACCTTAGAAAGGGCAAACGAACAGAAACAGAAAGTTGGCATGTCACAGTTAAGGCAGTTTCTACAGCATTTTCTGGAGACCATCAACAGCAGAGTCAAGGCATTTGTGGCTACACTAAAGGAAACGCTTGTTTCTCTCAAGCAGTTTGATCTGTTCACATCGATAAAAAACAGAGCAAaggaacaaaattttaaaaaaattaaaataacaaaaaagaaaaaaagaaaaaaagaagagagagaccCCGGGAAGGTAAGTGTAAAGCCAGATTCCAGCAGGTCACAAGCCGTATTAAAGCTAATCGTGTGGCGGCCCCGGGGGAGCAGCGCGGGGCGGCGGGGAAGGCACGGGCGGCTCAGCAGGCAGGGCGCAGCGGCACCTGGAGCAAGATGACCTGCCGGTTCTCCGAGGGGTGGCACTTGTTGATGTGCCGGGTGAGGCCGGGAGAGCTGTAGAAGGTGGCCGGGCAGTACTTGCAGGGGAAGACCTGGGCGGCGTGCAGGAGGCGCAGGTGCcgctcctggctgctcttgcTGGGGAAGGTCTCCCCGCAGACGGGGCAGAGGCGGCACTCGGCGGCAGGCAGCTCCTCGGCGCTGGGCTCCGGGGCCGCTGCGGGTACCGGGGCTGCCGTGGATGCCGGTGCAGCGTGCCCCAACAGGTGCTTGCGCAGGTAGGCTTGCCGGCGGAACCGCTTGGCGCAGCGGGGACACTCGAAGAGCCCCTCCTCGGAGCCCGCCTCCGAGGCTCCGCCGGGGCTCGGTGTGTCCCGCTCGCTGCCGCTGCCACCGCTCGCCTCCTTCGGTGTCTCCTCCGCCGGGGCCGTGCCCGGGCCCGCGGCCGGTGCCCGGCCCGCCTCGGGGCCGCTCTTGGTGGCGGGCGGACGCGGTTTGTGCCAGCGGCGGTGGGAGGCGAGGTTGGCGGGGCAGGAGAAGACCTTGTCGCACTCGGGGCAGCGGTACTCCACCCGGACGATGCGGGAGCAGCGGTGCTGCGCCAGCGCGAAGGGGTCCCCGTACTCCTCCttgcagagctggcagatgaACTCGCCCAGCGGACGGGCGCAGCCGCCCCGCGCCTTGGCCGGCACCTCCACCGGGCCCTCCTTGATGCGCAGCCCCAGCACGGGCGAGGTGGTCACTTCGTCCTCGAAGGTCAGCTTGCGGATCGCCTTCGTCTTCTTGCCCGACGGAGCCTTCTGCCGCCCGGGTTCGGAGGCACCCGGCGGGCGCTTGGCGGGCAGCGGGCGGCCCGAGGCAggcggcgcggccggggcgggcggcgcggggacTCCGCCGGGGCCGGGGTGGGCGGCGGGCGGCTCGGCGTGGCCGGCAGCGGTCCAGAGCTTGAGGTCAGCCGGGGCGAAGAGGATCGGGTCCATGGTGCCGGGCACGGCCGGCGCGGGGAAGGACTCGGCTGAGACGGGCGAGCCCAGGCTGAAGCCGCGCTCCAGGTACTTGTCCCTGCTGACGGGCCGCGTGGGGCTGTACAGCGCCTGCACGGCGGCATCGGGCGTCCCGAACGGCACCGGCGGCGGCGAGTCCCGCGGCAGGGGCGGCGGAGCGGCGGGGCAGGCGGGCGGCTGGGCGGCgccggcggggagcggcgggccGGCGGCGGCTTCGCGGCAGCAGCGCGCCCGGTAGGACACGGGGGTGGGCCGCCGGCTGCGCTTCACCAGGAAGCCCCGGGGCATCTTCGCGCCGGCTCCGGGCCGGCGGCGGCCACGATGGAGGCTGCTAGCTCTGCCCgcggcgcggccgccgccgcctttAAGCGGGCCGGGGCCATTGTtcgggccggcggcggcgggacgggccaatcagcggcggcggcggcggcgcggccgcaCCTGAGCCCGGACCGGCAcacgcccggccccgcccccgcccgcccggcacGCGCGGCCTTTGTGTGCCGCCCCCCgcgccggcggcggggccggcaccGGGTGGTGCTCTCGGGCCGCCCGCCAGCCCGGGCCGCGCCGCCGGCGAGCTCGGCACGGAGCACCGTCCGTTCCCGGCGGGCCGACTGTTTGCGGGGGCGGCCGGCACCGGGGCGCGGGGAGAGGGGAGTTCGGCGCAGCAGGAGGCGAAAGTGGCGCTTGTGGCGGCGGCACAgaggggagcggggctgcccgCCGGGGGTGCTGCCCAGCGGCGGCAGCAGGTGGCCAGCGACGGCTCTGTCCGAGCGGGAGGAATAACGAACGGGTCACCAGGGCCCGGCCGAGCCGGCAACCCTGCGAACGGAACAACTCCGCGCTGCTGCGGGGTCGGGGCAGGCGGAGCCACAGCCCCGGCCCGCTGGTAACCGAACCTGTTACTCTGACCCTAACGGGTCAGGCCCGGTTCCCGGTACACGCAGGGACGGCGACGGCGGCGCTCGGTTTCAGCCCGAACCGCAGCGCGTCGGGTACGAGGCGCGACGGGGAACGGGCTGAGGGTCCCCGCTCCCTGCGCTCGGTGCCTAAGCAAAGACGCCCGAAGCCCCCGAGGATGCGGCAGGTGCAGCCGTGGCGGGGAGAGCCCCGggccgcggccccgctcccgcagcCCTTTGTCcgcggcggcgcggggctgcGCGCGGGGGGTcgcggggccgccccgcagGTGGCGGGAccgggggatgggggggggggggagggagcGGAGCCGCCGCCAGGCCGGGGGCGCGTGCGGGCAGCgccctccccccgccccccgccgGGCCCTTTGTGGGGGGCGCGGGGCACGCGGGCGGCACGCGAGCGAGCGGGGCCCCCCCGCGCGCGCCTTTGTGCGCGTCATTAGCATAAAGCTGCGCGACCCTCGGCACAaagggcggcgggcgggggggcgcgggggccgCCGCTCCCCCGGACACCCCCCCGGCGGGCCGGGACAGGCGgcggggcaggcagggagggagggggggggggggttcgaggggccgcccccgcccgcccgggtGGGACAGGCGtgcggcgcggcggggcggggcgggcggcccGCGGTGCATTAGCATACAGCTGCGGCCCCGCGGGcacgcgccgccgccgcctccccgccgGGGCTGCGAACCGACAGCTCCCTTCACCGACGGGGCTGCGCACCGAGACCCCCCATCACTGCCGGGGCTGCGTGCTGAGATTCCCCCCTGCGCACTGAGACCCCCATCACTGCCAAGGCTGCGCACCGAGACCCCCCTGCCCACCGCGGGGACTGCGCACCGAGACTCCGTTGCCTCTCTCCTACCTGCGGGCGGGAGCAGTCTGTAGGCATCGGTCGGGGCGTACACGGGCAGCTGGGCGCGGTGGTGGCGCAGGTAGCGCAGGACGGGTTCCCGAAGTGATGGCCGGCCGGGTTTCAGCCTAGGCTGCTGCCCGGgcacctgcaggacagagctgtcAGACAGACGGACAAACGGGATTCGGGGCACACTCCGGAGACACGGAGCGTGGCAGCGGGGTCCCAAAACATGTCGGGGCTAGGATACAGGCAGCAGTGGGGTACGGAGTGGGGCTCACACTGAGTACACCCTGGGACCGGTGGTGCTCGACTGTTTGTTCGCCTCTCCCTCACAAATACGCAGCCACAGGTGCAAGGGTTGTGTGGAACAAACCCGTGTGGAACCCCTGTCAGAGGGGTTTCGCCAGAGGAATTCCACACTTCCCCCTTCACCCCCCCCCTCCAAGCCCTATATTTACTGTGGCTTTTAACCGAGCCTCAGCAcggcccagctgcagccagagcaccAGGCCATTATTCCTGACGGACCACAAGTGCTGCTCCGGTAGCTCTGGCACGGCACGTGTGCCCAGGGCGTGCGGCAGGCAGCatccagcagctgatggaggtgcagcccccagccctgccatctgCATGTTTGCATCGCCGGGGCTGCGCACGCCGCCACAAACACATGGCTGCGATCCCCGAGGGGTAAACATGGCCCGTGCCAGCGGCCCTGCCAGAGCCCCGcgctgccagggcagcctcgGGTGACAATTTCAACACAGGCTAAATGCACAGCCCGTCCCCAGAACAGAACTGgcttttctgtgtctgtgcagttAGTGCTTCCATTAGCAAATATTTCCGTAAATTTTATCCCCATTGCAGgacactttctcttttttcacttTCCACTTTCTCTGGAAACTAACCAGAAATATCTGACTTCTATGCATTTATGCCCACAGCTCTTAAACATC
This window contains:
- the INSM1 gene encoding LOW QUALITY PROTEIN: insulinoma-associated protein 1 (The sequence of the model RefSeq protein was modified relative to this genomic sequence to represent the inferred CDS: inserted 1 base in 1 codon) is translated as MAPARLKAAAAAPRAXASSLHRGRRRPGAGAKMPRGFLVKRSRRPTPVSYRARCCREAAAGPPLPAGAAQPPACPAAPPPLPRDSPPPVPFGTPDAAVQALYSPTRPVSRDKYLERGFSLGSPVSAESFPAPAVPGTMDPILFAPADLKLWTAAGHAEPPAAHPGPGGVPAPPAPAAPPASGRPLPAKRPPGASEPGRQKAPSGKKTKAIRKLTFEDEVTTSPVLGLRIKEGPVEVPAKARGGCARPLGEFICQLCKEEYGDPFALAQHRCSRIVRVEYRCPECDKVFSCPANLASHRRWHKPRPPATKSGPEAGRAPAAGPGTAPAEETPKEASGGSGSERDTPSPGGASEAGSEEGLFECPRCAKRFRRQAYLRKHLLGHAAPASTAAPVPAAAPEPSAEELPAAECRLCPVCGETFPSKSSQERHLRLLHAAQVFPCKYCPATFYSSPGLTRHINKCHPSENRQVILLQVPLRPAC